In Nitratireductor mangrovi, the genomic window AAATCGCCGGTTCGCACAGCCTCCGAGACGCTTTACGCCGATCTCCGCCTGGCGCCGGGCGCAAGCGTCAGGATCCCGTCCGATGCCGAGGAGCGCGCCCTCTATGTGCTTGACGGCACTGTCATCATTTCCGGCGACCGTTTTCCGGCCGACCGCCTGTTGGTGCTGCGTCCGGGAGATGAAATCATCGTTTCGTCCGAAGAGGGCGCGCATTTCATGCTTTTCGGCGGCGCCTCGCTGGGGTCGCCGCGTCATATCTGGTGGAACTTCGTCTCGTCATCGAAAGAACGCATCGAGCAGGCAAAGGAGGAGTGGCGCACGGGCCGCTTCGATATCGTGCCGGGCGACGAGGAAGAGTTCATCCCGCTACCCGAGGCCTGACCCGCGCTGATTGGGCGCGTTTACTTTCGTCAAGCGAGGCCCTATCTCCGATAGGTCAGACAAGAAAATGCAATGAACACCATTTCGCCTCCGCAAACGCCGCTGCTGGACAGGGTCCGGTTGCCCTCGGACCTGAAGGCCGTTCCGGAAGACCAGCTTCCGCAGCTTGCCGACGAACTGCGGTCCGAACTGATCGATGCCGTTTCCAAGACCGGCGGCCATCTCGGCGCCGGGCTCGGCGTTGTCGAACTCACGGTGGCCATCCACTATGTCTTCGACACGCCGCGCGACCGCCTCATCTGGGATGTTGGCCACCAGGCCTACCCGCACAAGATCCTCACCGGTCGGCGCGAACGCATCCGCACGCTGCGGCAGGAGGATGGCCTGTCGGGTTTCACCAAGCGCGACGAGAGCGAATACGATCCCTTCGGCGCCGCCCATTCCTCGACCTCGATCTCGGCCGGGCTCGGCATGGCGGTGGCACGCGACCTTGCCGGCGGCAAGAACAACGTCATCGCCGTCATCGGCGACGGCGCCATGTCGGCCGGCATGGCCTACGAAGCCCTAAACAATGCCGGCGCACTCGATGCGCGCCTGATCGTCATCCTGAACGACAACGACATGTCGATCGCGCCGCCGAGCGGCGCCATGAGCGCCTATCTGGCGCGGCTGGCGTCGGGCCGCACCTACCAGGGCTTCCGCGACTTCGGCAAGAAGCTGACCTCCTATCTCGGCAAGGCAGCCGACAAGGCGATTACCCGGGCGGTCGAGCATGCGCGCGGCTACGTCACCGGCGGCACGCTGTTCGAGGAACTCGGCTTTTTCCACATCGGCCCGATCGACGGCCACAACCTGGAGCATCTGGTGCCGGTGTTGCGCAACGTCCGCGACCATGGCGACGGTCCGGTGCTGATCCACGTCGTGACCCAGAAGGGCAAGGGCTACCCGCCGGCCGAAGCGGCGAGCGACAAATATCACGGTGTCTCCAAGTTCGACGTCATCACCGGCGCCCAGGCCAAGCCGGCCGCCAACGCGCCGTCCTACACCAAGGTCTTCGCCGAAAGTCTGGTCCAGGAGGCGCGCGAGGACGACCGCATCGTCGCCATCACCGCGGCCATGCCGAGCGGCACCGGGCTTGATCATTTCGGCAAGGAATTCCCGGCGCGAACCTTCGATGTCGGCATTGCCGAGCAGCATGCCGTCACCTTCGCCGGCGGGCTGGCGACCGAAGGCTACAAACCCTTCGCGGCGATCTACTCGACCTTCCTGCAGCGCGCCTACGACCAGGTCGTGCACGACATCGCCATCCAGCGTCTGCCGGTAAGATTCCCGATCGACCGCGCCGGCTATGTCGGCGCCGACGGTGCCACCCATTGCGGGGCGTTCGACGTCACCTATCTCGCCACCCTGCCGGGCTTCGTGGTCATGGCGGCGGCCGACGAGGCCGAACTGCGCCACATGGTGAAGACCGCGGTCGACTACGGCGAAGGTCCGATCGCTTTTCGCTACCCTCGTGGAAACGGCGTCGGCGTGGAGATGCCGGAGCGCGGCGTCGCGCTGCCGATCGGCAAGGGCCGTGTCCTGCGCGAGGGCACCAAGATCGCGCTCTTGTCGCTCGGCACACGGCTGCAGGATTGCCTCGCCGCCGCGGAGGAACTCGACGCTGCCGGTCTTTCGACGACGGTTGCCGATGCGCGTTTCGCCAAGCCGCTCGACCGCGACCTCGTCGCCCGGCTTGCGCGCGAGCATGAAGTGCTGATCACCGTCGAGGAAGCGGCGATCGGCGGCTTCGGCAGCCATGTCCTGCACTTCCTGGCGCACGAGGGCTTGCTTGAGAGCGGGGTGAAGGTGCGGCCGCTGGTTCTGCCCGACGAGTTCACCGACCAGGCCAAGCCGGAACGCATGTATGAGAGAGCCGGTCTCGACAGCGCCGGCATCGTCACGACGGTGTTTTCGGCGCTCGGCGCCACCGAGCGCGCCGCACGCGCTTAGCGGGCTCGTAACCTCCTGTTTACGCTGCTTTTTCGTAAGCTGCTTACCCTTTCGCTTGGTCGAATCTTAGGCCGCGTTTGATAGTCATGCTCCCGGGACAGGGAGCAAAACAATGAAAATCCGGATCATGACGTGCGCGGCATTGCTGGCGCTCGCAACCCCCGCCATCGCGGGCCCGAATTTCGATAGAAACATCGATGCGGCGGCCGCTCGGTTGCTGGCCGAGCGCATAGGCGACATTCGCGGCACCTTCGACATCGGCCACGAACCAGTCTTCGTCGATCTGAGCCGCACCACCGGCGCCATCGGCGACTATGGCAAGGGCTGGGAGGATGGCCTGGCCAGGGCGCGCGAGCCAAAGCCAATCGACTGGACAGTCAACTGAACCAGGTGCTGTAACGGCGCCGGCCGCAAGGCGGCGCTTGCGCCGCCTTGCGGCTTTCGCCAAAGAGGGCGGATGAACGCCCCCGCAACGCCCGCCGGCAGGACGCGTCTCGACGAACTGCTCGTCGCGCGCGCATTCTTCGACACCCGATCGCGGGCGCGCGATGCCATCTTGCGCGGCACGGTCGCGGTCGATGGCAGCACGGAACGGCGGCCGGGCGCCCGTATTGCCGATACGGCCAGCATCGCCGTTGACGATCCTGCGCGGCGCTACGTTGCCCGTTCGGCGCTGAAGCTTGCCGCCGCGCTCGACCATTTCGGCCTCGACCCGGCGGGGGCGCTCGCCCTCGACATCGGCGCCTCGACCGGCGGCTTCACGCAGGTCCTGCTCGAACGTGGTGCGCGACGGGTCATCGCCGTCGATGTAGGCCACGGCCAGTTGCACGAAAGCCTGGCTGGCGACCCGCGCGTTCTGAATTGCGAGGGTGTCAATGCCCGGTCGCTATCGATGGCCGATATCGAGGGAACGGCGCCTGATTTCCTTGCCGCTGATCTGAGCTTCATCTCGCTTAAGCAGGCCTTGCCTGCGGCGCTCGACCTTGCCGCGCCCGGTGCGTGCGGCGTGTTTCTGGTCAAACCGCAATTCGAAGCCGGCCGCGACGCCATCGGCAAGGGTGGTCTGCTGCGCGAAGCTTCCGAGGGTGCGAGGATCGCGGACGGCCTCGCTCACTGGCTGAACGCCAGGCCGGGCTGGCGCACGCTTGGCGTCATGCCGTCGCCGATCACCGGCGGCGACGGCAATCAGGAATTCCTGATGGCCGGGGCCAAGGACCAATGAGCGCGCCGCTAAGGATTGAAAGACTCGCTGCCCAGGGCGACGGTGTGGCGAAGGGCGAGCGTGGTCCGGTTTATGTGCCATTCGCACTGCCCGGCGAACTCGTCAATGCCGCGGTGGCCGGCGATCGCGGCACCCTCGTCGCGGTTCTCGAACCGTCGGCCGACCGCGTCGAGCCGGCATGCCGGCATTTCGGCGAATGCGGCGGCTGCGTGCTGCAACACCTGGCACCTGCCGCCTATCGTGACTGGAAGCGGGAGAAGCTGGTGCAGGCTCTGCACCATCGCGGGCTCGAAGCGCCCGTCGACAACCTTGTTCCTTGCCAGCCGGCGAGCCGCCGCCGCGCCGCGTTGACGGCCCGAAAAACGCATGGCGGGCTGATCCTGGGCTACAACCGGGCCCAGTCGCACCAGATCATCGACATCGCCGAATGCCCGATTCTGGAACCGGCGATCGTTGCCGCGCTGCCCATGCTGCGTGAGGTTGCAACGGGACTATGTTCGACCGACAAGCCGTTCCGCGTCGCCGTGACCCTGTCCGAAGCGGGGCTGGACGTCGCGCTGGAAGGGGCCGGCAGGCCGTCGGAAAAGAAGCGCCGTGCCGCCGTCGAGTTCGCGCTGCGTGCCGGACTGGCCCGGCTGTCACTCGACGGCGAAATCCTGGTCGCAGCCAGAGACCCGGGATTTTCTCCGGGTGGTACCGGTCTCGTGCCGCCGCCGGGCGGCTTCCTGCAGGCGGTCGCCGCGATCGAGGAGGCGATGGCGGCGATGGTGACCGGCCACCTCTCGCCTGCGAAGCGGCTGGCAGATCTCTTTTCGGGCGTCGGCACCTTCGCCTTGCGGCTGGCGCAGGTCGCCGAGGTGCACGCGGTCGAGAGCGATGGAGCAGCATTGGCGGCGCTCGACCGTGCCTTTCGCTTTGGCGCCGGGCTGAAGAAGGTCACCGCCGAGCGGCGCGACCTTTTCCGCCGTCCCCTGACCGCCAAGGAACTCGATCGTTTCGGTGGCCTGGTCTTCGATCCGCCACGCGCCGGAGCGGAAGCACAGGCGCGCCAGATCGCGTCGAGCAACGTGCCTTTGGTCGCCGCGGTGTCCTGCAACCCCGCCACGCTGGCGCGCGACCTGCGCATCCTCGTCGGCGGCGGCTATGTGTTGAAGAAGGTGACGCCGTTCGACCAGTTCCTGTGGTCGCCGCATGTCGAGGCCGTGGCGCTTCTGGAGAAGCCCCGCCGTCGGCGCTGATCGTTCCCGAGACAGATCGTGGCCGTCCACCGGCTGCAGTGCGGGCGGCGCCTGCCTGGCGGCGACATGTGATCTTGCCATGTTGAACATTTGACTGTACCATCTATCCAATTAAAGGGTCCATCCTATGTCGCCGCGCCGGTATCGCATGAAGAAGAGGAGCGAAGCCGTCGCCGACACGCGCCTGCGGATCGTCCAGGCGGCCATGCAACTCCATGGCGAGAAGGGAATTCTCGCGACCAGCTGGAAGGACATCGCGCAGGAGGCGGATGTGGCGCTGGGAACGGTCTACAAGCATTTCCCGACCCTGGCCGAGCTTGTGCCGGCATGCGGGGAGCTGCTGATGCAGCGAATCCGGCCGCCTTCGGCGGAAGACGCAGATCATCTGATCGGCGATGCGACGCTTGTTTCCGACAGGCTTCGCCGCGTCGCGACGGCGCTGTTCGCCTTCTACGAGCGCGGTGGCCGTCATCTGGAGAGTGACCTGCGCGAACGCGAATTGCCGGCGATCCGTGAATGGGAAGATTATCTGCGCGGCGTGGTCGCGCACCTCGTTGGAACGGCACTGCGTCCGGCCGCCCCTACGGTCGTTCAGGCGCGAATCGTGAGCGCGCTGTTCGATTTTCCGTCGTTCAAGGCGATGAACGAGCGTGGCCTTGATGCGAGCGAGGCGGCTGACGCGCTGGTGGCGATGGTGGTTTGCTGGCTGGAGCAGGCGAAAGAGTCGCCCGGCAGCTAGCCGGCTTTTGTTGCTGTCAGGAAAGGAAACGTTGATGACCGCGGCTATCGAGACTTCGCAACTGTCGGAGAACGCTTCGCGGGTGTTTGCGCGTGGCAAGGATGAAGGAACGGCCCGCTGGTGGATGGGTTCGCTGGCGCTGATCAAGGCGACGAGTGCGGAGACGGGCGGGCTGTACACGCTTGTCGAAGTGCGCGAGGACGAAAGCGAGACGCCACTACACGTTCACCATCGAGAGGACGAGACTTTCTGGGTTCTGGAGGGCGAGGTCGAGTTCGAGGTTGGGGGCACCATCACGCATGCGGGTCCGGGCACGATGCTGTTCGGCCCGCGCGGCGTGCCTCATCGCTATGCGATCAGGCGCGGGCCAGCCCGACTGCTGTTCCTGTTCACGCCCGGCGGTTTCGAAGGCCTCCTGATGGAGACCAGCGAACCGGCCGGAGAGTTCAGGCTGCCGCTTGAGGGCGAGGCGATGCCCGACTTCGAGACACTGCCGGCCACGGTCCGCAAATACGGATGCGAGCTGCTCGCCTGAAGCTGGTTGGAAGCCTCGGCCGCCGTTGAGGTTCGTCAGCCGCGGCCCAACACCCGCTCCACGAAGGCCGGCACGATCTCGCTCGCCTTGCCGTGCTGCGTCTCCGCAAACCTGTAGGAGCCCTCCGTCGCCTCGAGGTTGAGTTCGACCGTATGGGCACCCGCCATACGCGCCTCCTCGTTGAAGCCGGCGGCGGGGTAGACGGTGCCGCTGGTGCCGATGGCGACGAACAGATCACAGTTGCCCAGCGCCTCGTAGATGCGCTCCATGTGATAGGGCATTTCGCCGAACCACACGACATCCGGGCGCATGAAGCCGGGCGAGTTGCAGGACGGGCAGGCGAGTTCGACCGACAGGTCGCCGTTCCATTCCTGCCGGTTGCCGCAATTGGCGCACAGCGCCCGCGCAAGCTCCCCATGCATGTGGATCAGCTTGCGCGATCCGGCGCGCTCGTGCAGATCATCGATATTCTGCGTGACCAGCAGAAAGTCGCCGTCGTAGCGCCTTTCGAGTTCGGCGAGCGCGGCATGCGCTGGGTTGGGCGTCACGCCGGTCATGCCGCGGCGGCGCTGGTTGTAGAAATCGTGCACCTGCGCCGGGTCGCGGGCAAAGCCCTCCGGCGTTGCGACATCGCGATAGTCGATCTTCGACCAGATGCCGTCCTTGTCGCGAAAGGTGTCGACGCCCGATTCGGCGGAGATTCCGGCCCCGGTGAGGATGACGATGGAGGAGGGGGTCATGGTTTGTCTATCAAGATCGCCGGTTGATGGTCATCTAGACGCGTTGTACGCGAAGCGTGGGGGACAAACGGGCCTCCCTGTGAGAAAGCGATAGACAAGTGTTGTCGCGGGCGGCCCGGGTGCGCCTAGGTTTCCGTGCCGCCGACGGTCATGCGGTCCATCCTGAGATGTGGCTGGCCGACGCCGACTGGTACGCCCTGGCCCGCCTTGCCGCACATGCCGATGCCGGTGTCGAGCTTCATGTCGTTGCCGATCATGGAGACCCGGTGCATGGCGTCGGGGCCGTTGCCGATCAGCATCGCGCCCTTGATAGGCCGGGTCACCTTGCCGTCCTCGATACGGTAGGCCTCCGTGCAGGCGAAGACGAACTTGCCCGAGGTAATGTCGACCTGGCCACCGCCGAAGGAGACGGCATAGATGCCGTCCTTCACCGAAGCGATGATTTCGGCCGGTTCCTTGTCGCCGCCGGTCATGAAGGTGTTGGTCATGCGCGGCATCGGCTCGTGCGCGTAGGATTCGCGCCGGCCGTTGCCGGTCGCCGCAACGCCCATCAGACGCGCATTCTGCCGATCCTGCATGTAGCCGACCAGCTTGCCGTCCTCGATGAGAACGTTGCGATTGGTTGGCGTGCCTTCGTCGTCGATGGTGAGCGAACCGCGCCGCTCGGCGATGGTGCCGTCGTCGACGACGGTGACGCCCCTGGCGGCTACCTGCTGGCCCATCAGGCCGGAAAAGGCCGAGGTCTTCTTGCGGTTGAAGTCGCCTTCGAGTCCGTGGCCGACCGCCTCGTGCAGCATCACGCCGGGCCAGCCGGCGCCGAGCACGATGTCGAAGGTGCCGGCGGGGGCTGCCACCGCCTCCAGATTGACCAGCGCCTGCCGCAGCGCCTCACTGGCCGCGTGCTGCCACGAGCCCTCGGCCACGAACTCGCCGAACGACTTGCGCCCGCCCATGCCATGGGAACCGGTCTCCTGGCGGTCGCCGTCGCCGACCACGACGGAGACGTTCATTCGCACCAAGGGCCTGATATCGCGAACGAAATGACCGTCGGCGCGCAAGATCTCGACATTCTGCCATGACGCCGCGAGCGATGCGGTCACCTGGCGTACGCGCGGGTCCTTCGCCCGCAGCCAGGCATCGATTTCCTGCAGCAGCCCGGCCTTTTCGGCGAAGCCCGGTTCCGCGATCGGGTTTTCGTCACCGTAGAGCTTGCGGTTGGTGCCCGCCGGGGCATCGGCAAGCGTGCCGGAGTACCCGGCCTTGACCGCCGAGACGGCGTCGGCCGCGCGCAACAGCGCGCTTTCGGAAAGCTCGCTCGAATGAGCATAGCCGGTCGCCTCGCCGGCCACCGCGCGCAGGCCAAACCCTTGATCCTGATTGAAATTCGCCGTCTTCAGGCGGCCGTTGTCGAAGACAAGCGCCTCGCCTTCGGAATATTCCAGGAAGAGCTCGCCGTCGTCGGCACCGGCGATCGCCTGCGAGACATGCCGGCGGACGGCTTCTTCCGAGATGTCGAATCGTTCGAGAAGGGGGGTGGCCACGACTGATGAACTCCGTCTTCTGGAATCTGCTTTTCCCGCCTATATAGTCGCGCTCGAGCGGACTTGCATGCAAGGCGGACGATTGGCGCGATGCGACTTCTGATCTGGCTTTCGATCGGCGCCGTGGTCGGCCTTGCCTGCGGTTTGCCGTTCGGACGCGACTACGCGCTGATGGGGCTTGGGCTGGGCATCGCCGGCGGCTTCGGCGTGTTCCTCGGGCTGCGCAGGTGAGGAATGGTCGCGAAACCCGCGGCAAAACCTCCGGAAAAATGCGGAAACGTTAGGGAAGTTCGGCGAAACCCGCAGAAAAGCCGGCGAGGTCGACCGGGATGCCGATGCCTTCCTCCGGCGTCTGGAACACGATGAAGGTCGCCGCGGTTCCCGTCTTCAGAGTCTCCAGCAGCGGGTCTTCCAGAATCACCTCGGCGTAACAGCCGTCCTGGAAGCAGCGCACGAAATAGGCGCGGCCGATGTCCTTGCCGTCGACGTTGAGGCCGAGCCCGTTGGGCAAGAGCACGCCGAGGGGAGCGAGGACGCGCAAGATCTCGGCCTTGTTGTCGGCGGTCTTCAGAACCACCACCGAAAGCCCGACCTCGGGACGGTCCTCGGCGACGACATTCTGCATCAACGCGCATTGCTCGCCGGTCGCGCCGGCCGGAATGTCGCAGATGATCGACCATGCGCCATGGGTCGAGCGGACCGAGCCGGCCTGTTGCGCCGACGCGCCGCCGGGCAGGGCGAGAAGAAGTGCCGCCAGGGCGGCCGCGGCGAAGGCGCGTGCAAATATCATCGGCATGTCGGCTCCAGGGCGAATCACCCAAATCTATCCCGCGCAAGGGCCCAAACAAAGCCGCCACGGGCGCGGCAGGCCCGGAATTCGGACGATCTCCGCAGATGCATGCGAAATCGGTCCGAAATGCGACGCCGTCACGCTGTTGCGGCCGACCGCGGTGGCTTTCCGCCCGCCGCTTGCCATTTCGAGGCTTCGCGCAAAAATGCCGCATGGCATCGAAAGGGGGCTTTCTTGCGGACGGCCGGAGAGTATGGTTTTAACGGCCAACTCGCGACCGGGAGTCCTGCCCGGCGATATTTGGCGCGCACAGGCTGACGGCCGCGCATTCCGATCGAGGAGAAGAGAAGCGTGATGAGAAAGCCCCTGGCGATCCTGTCCGGCATTCCGGCGCTGACGGTATCGGCGCCAGCCCTCGCCGCGCAGCCCGAACCCTGGCAGTGGCGCTTCCAGCCGGCGGTCACCTCCATCATGGAGCAGACCACCTGGTTCGAGATCTATACGCTCTGGTTCATCGTCCCGATCACCATCCTGGTGCTGGCGCTGCTCGCCTGGGCGATTTTCCGCTTCCGCGAAAGCGCCAACCCGACGCCGTCGCGCACCAGCCACAACACGCTGATCGAGGTCATCTGGACGGTCGGGCCGGTGGTCATCCTGCTTTTCCTCGCAGTGCCCTCGTTCCAGTTGCTGACCGCCCAGTACACGCCGCCGGAAGACCCCGAGATCACCATCAAGGCGACCGGGGTACAGTGGTACTGGGATTACGAATACCAGACCGAGGAGCCTCTCAACTTTTCCTCGCTGATCCTGCAGGACGACGACCGCGCCGGACTCGGCAAGGAAGACATGGCGGCCTATCCGAGGCTTCTCGCCGTCGACAACGAAGTTGTCGTGCCGGTCGATACGACGGTTCGCGTGCTGGTGACCGCGAGCGACGTCATCCATGCCTTCGCCATGCCGGCCTTCGGGGTGAAGACCGACGCCGTGCCCGGGCGCATCAATGAAATCTGGTTCAAGGCCAAGAAGGAAGGCCTCTATTACGGACAGTGCTCGGAACTGTGCGGCAAGGACCATGCCTTCATGCCGATCGGCATCCGCGTGGTGACGCGGGAACAGTACGATACCTGGCTTGCCGCGGCCCAGTCCGACCTGCCGGGCGCCAACAAGGCGCTGATGGCGGCGGTCGAGGCCGAAACCAGGGTTGCGGACGCCGGCAATTGATGCCGCGCGGTCTGGGGAACAGGGAAACGGAGCTCTAACATGGCTGGCGCTGCAGCTCACGACGCCGAACACGACCACAAGCCCTATGGCTGGACGCGGTGGGTCTATTCGACCAACCACAAGGACATCGGCACGCTCTACCTGATCTTCGCGATCATCGCGGGCATCATCGGCGGCTTCCTGTCGGTGATGATGCGCTGGGAACTGGCGGAGCCGGGCATCCAGATATTCCATGGCCTGGCAGAGATGGTCTACGGCGTCGAAGGCGCGACCGCGCTCGACGCCGGCAAGCACATGTACAACGTGTTCACGACCGGCCACGGCCTGATCATGATCTTCTTCATGGTCATGCCGGCGCTGATCGGCGGCTTCGCCAACTGGATGGTGCCGATCATGATCGGCGCACCGGACATGGCGTTCCCGCGCATGAACAACATCTCCTTCTGGCTCTTGCCGCCCGCCTTCATTCTGCTGCTTCTGTCGATGTTCGTGCCCGGCCCTGCCGGCGGCTACGGCGTCGGCGGCGGCTGGACCATCTATCCGCCGCTTTCGACTTCGGGCCAGCCCGGACCTGCGATGGATTTCGCCATCCTGTCGCTGCACATCGCCGGCGCCTCGTCGATCCTCGGCGCGATCAACTTCATCACCACCATCTTCAACATGCGCGCCCCGGGCATGACGCTGCACAAGATGCCGCTTTTCGCCTGGTCGGTGCTGATCACGGCGTTCCTGCTGCTGCTGTCGCTTCCGGTCCTTGCCGGCGGCATCACCATGCTTCTGACCGACCGCAATTTCGGCACCGCTTTCTTCGCTCCCGACGGCGGTGGCGACCCGATCCTGTTCCAGCACCTGTTCTGGTTCTTCGGTCACCCGGAAGTCTACATCCTGATCCTGCCGGGCTTCGGCATTGTCAGCCACATCGTGTCGACCTTCTCGCGCAAGCCGGTCTTCGGTTATCTCGGCATGGCCTACGCCATGGTCGCGATCGGCGTCGTCGGCTTCATCGTGTGGGCCCACCACATGTACACGACCGGGCTGTCGCTCGACGCCCAGCGCTATTTCGTTTTCGCCACCATGGTGATCGCGGTGCCGACCGGCGTGAAGATATTCTCGTGGATCGCCACCATGTGGGGCGGATCGATCTCCATGCGCACGCCGATGCTGTGGGCGATCGGCTTCATCTTCCTGTTCACGGTCGGCGGCGTCACCGGCGTCCAGCTCGCCAATGCCGGCCTCGACCGCTCCTTCCACGACACCTATTACGTGGTGGCGCACTTCCACTACGTGCTGTCGCTGGGCGCGGTCTTCGCCATCTTCGCGGCCTGGTACTACTGGTTCCCGAAGATGACCGGCTACATGTACTCGCCGTTCGTCGCGCGCACCCATTTCTGGGTGACCTTCGTCGGCGTGAACCTGATCTTCTTCCCGCAGCATTTCCTCGGCCTGGCTGGCATGCCGCGCCGCTACATCGACTATCCGGACGCCTTCGCCGGCTGGAACCTTGTCTCTTCCTACGGTTCCTACATCTCCGCGATCGGCGTCCTGATCTTCCTCTACGGCGTGTTCGAAGCCTTCCAGAAGAAGCGGGCGGCGGGCGCCAATCCGTGGGGCGAGGGCGCGACGACCCTGGAATGGCAGCTGCCTTCGCCGCCGCCCTTCCACCAGTGGGAAGAACTGCCGAAGATCAAGTAGGATAGGCTGCAAGAGAGGAACCGCCGGCCAGCCCGGCGGTTTCGGCCAACAGGGCCAACAAGGGACGAAAACGGTAACGACCGATGGCCATCGTCGACAACCACGGCAGGCAAGATGCGACCGTTCGCCTCTCGGAGGCGACGCCCGGCGACTATTTCGCGCTGCTCAAGCCGCGGGTGATGTCGCTGGTCGTGTTCACGGCGGTCGTCGGACTGGTGGCGGCGCCGGTGTCGGTGAATCCGTTCATCGCGCTGGTCGCTATCCTGTCGATCGCGGTCGGCGCCGGTGCGTCCGGCGCGCTCAACATGTGGTACGACGCCGACATCGACGGCAAGATGGCGCGCACCGCCAGCCGCCCCGTGCCTTCGGGCCGCATACAGCCGGAAGAGGCTCTCGTCTTCGGGCTGGTGCTTTCCTTCTTTTCGGTGATGACGCTGGGCGTCATCGTCAACTGGATGGCTGCGGCACTGCTGGCCTTCACGATCTTCTTCTACGTCGTCATCTACACGATGTGGCTCAAGCGCTGGACCCCGCAGAACATCGTCATCGGCGGCGCGGCGGGCGCCTTCCCGCCGATGGTCGGCTGGGCCGCCGCCACCGGCTCCCTCAGCCTGGAAAGCGTTATCCTGTTCCTGATCATCTTCCTGTGGACGCCGCCGCACTTCTGGGCGCTGGCGCTGTTCAAGTCGGGTGACTACGCGCGCGCCGGCATCCCGATGATGCCGAATGTGGCCGGCGTGGCCTCCACGCGCCGCCAGATCTTCGCCTACGCGCTGGTAATCGCGCCGGTCGGCGTGCTGCCCTGGGCTCTCGGCTTCGCCAGCGCCGCCTATGGCGCGGTGTCGGCAGGACTCGGCGCGGGCTTCGTGTGGTATGCATGGCAGGTGCTCCAGATGGCGGATGGCGACCGCTCGATGCGGCCCGCCAAGGCGCTGTTCGCCTTCTCGATCCTGTATCTGTTCGCGATCTTCGCCGCCTATCTGCTCGACACCATCGCCGGCCGCTTGTGGATTTGATGATGGCGACCGAGGACAAGGGAATCACGCTCACCCCGGCTCAGGCCAAGGCGCGCCGCGCCCGCTCCGTCGCGATCGCGCTGGCGCTGGCGGCTATGGTGGTCATCTTCTATTTCGCCACCATCGCCAAGTTCGGACCGGCGCTCTTCGAGCGGGCGCTCTGAGACCATGAGCCAGGCAAGCAGCGATCCCAAGGCAAAGACGACACGCTCGAACCGCGTGGTCGCGGGCGCCTGCGTGGCGTTTTTCGCAGGCATGGTCGGCATGTCCTATGCCGCGGTGCCGCTCTATCAGCTTTTCTGCCAGGTGACCGGCTATGGCGGCACCACGCAGCGCGTCGAGCAATATTCCGACACCATTCTCGACCGCGAGATCACCATCCGATTCGACGCCAATGTCGCGAGCAACCTTCCATGGGCGTTCGCGCCGGTCGAGCGCGACGTGACCGTCCGGATCGGCGAAACGGCGCAGATCGCG contains:
- the dxs gene encoding 1-deoxy-D-xylulose-5-phosphate synthase, with product MNTISPPQTPLLDRVRLPSDLKAVPEDQLPQLADELRSELIDAVSKTGGHLGAGLGVVELTVAIHYVFDTPRDRLIWDVGHQAYPHKILTGRRERIRTLRQEDGLSGFTKRDESEYDPFGAAHSSTSISAGLGMAVARDLAGGKNNVIAVIGDGAMSAGMAYEALNNAGALDARLIVILNDNDMSIAPPSGAMSAYLARLASGRTYQGFRDFGKKLTSYLGKAADKAITRAVEHARGYVTGGTLFEELGFFHIGPIDGHNLEHLVPVLRNVRDHGDGPVLIHVVTQKGKGYPPAEAASDKYHGVSKFDVITGAQAKPAANAPSYTKVFAESLVQEAREDDRIVAITAAMPSGTGLDHFGKEFPARTFDVGIAEQHAVTFAGGLATEGYKPFAAIYSTFLQRAYDQVVHDIAIQRLPVRFPIDRAGYVGADGATHCGAFDVTYLATLPGFVVMAAADEAELRHMVKTAVDYGEGPIAFRYPRGNGVGVEMPERGVALPIGKGRVLREGTKIALLSLGTRLQDCLAAAEELDAAGLSTTVADARFAKPLDRDLVARLAREHEVLITVEEAAIGGFGSHVLHFLAHEGLLESGVKVRPLVLPDEFTDQAKPERMYERAGLDSAGIVTTVFSALGATERAARA
- a CDS encoding TlyA family RNA methyltransferase; its protein translation is MNAPATPAGRTRLDELLVARAFFDTRSRARDAILRGTVAVDGSTERRPGARIADTASIAVDDPARRYVARSALKLAAALDHFGLDPAGALALDIGASTGGFTQVLLERGARRVIAVDVGHGQLHESLAGDPRVLNCEGVNARSLSMADIEGTAPDFLAADLSFISLKQALPAALDLAAPGACGVFLVKPQFEAGRDAIGKGGLLREASEGARIADGLAHWLNARPGWRTLGVMPSPITGGDGNQEFLMAGAKDQ
- a CDS encoding class I SAM-dependent RNA methyltransferase gives rise to the protein MSAPLRIERLAAQGDGVAKGERGPVYVPFALPGELVNAAVAGDRGTLVAVLEPSADRVEPACRHFGECGGCVLQHLAPAAYRDWKREKLVQALHHRGLEAPVDNLVPCQPASRRRAALTARKTHGGLILGYNRAQSHQIIDIAECPILEPAIVAALPMLREVATGLCSTDKPFRVAVTLSEAGLDVALEGAGRPSEKKRRAAVEFALRAGLARLSLDGEILVAARDPGFSPGGTGLVPPPGGFLQAVAAIEEAMAAMVTGHLSPAKRLADLFSGVGTFALRLAQVAEVHAVESDGAALAALDRAFRFGAGLKKVTAERRDLFRRPLTAKELDRFGGLVFDPPRAGAEAQARQIASSNVPLVAAVSCNPATLARDLRILVGGGYVLKKVTPFDQFLWSPHVEAVALLEKPRRRR
- a CDS encoding TetR/AcrR family transcriptional regulator, with translation MKKRSEAVADTRLRIVQAAMQLHGEKGILATSWKDIAQEADVALGTVYKHFPTLAELVPACGELLMQRIRPPSAEDADHLIGDATLVSDRLRRVATALFAFYERGGRHLESDLRERELPAIREWEDYLRGVVAHLVGTALRPAAPTVVQARIVSALFDFPSFKAMNERGLDASEAADALVAMVVCWLEQAKESPGS
- a CDS encoding cupin domain-containing protein, whose translation is MTAAIETSQLSENASRVFARGKDEGTARWWMGSLALIKATSAETGGLYTLVEVREDESETPLHVHHREDETFWVLEGEVEFEVGGTITHAGPGTMLFGPRGVPHRYAIRRGPARLLFLFTPGGFEGLLMETSEPAGEFRLPLEGEAMPDFETLPATVRKYGCELLA
- a CDS encoding NAD-dependent deacylase; translation: MTPSSIVILTGAGISAESGVDTFRDKDGIWSKIDYRDVATPEGFARDPAQVHDFYNQRRRGMTGVTPNPAHAALAELERRYDGDFLLVTQNIDDLHERAGSRKLIHMHGELARALCANCGNRQEWNGDLSVELACPSCNSPGFMRPDVVWFGEMPYHMERIYEALGNCDLFVAIGTSGTVYPAAGFNEEARMAGAHTVELNLEATEGSYRFAETQHGKASEIVPAFVERVLGRG